A window from Streptomyces subrutilus encodes these proteins:
- a CDS encoding HipA family kinase, giving the protein MLTEVTATRYVTPLREGGSLPGIVEADDLGTYVMKFTGAGQGRKTLVAEVICGRLAQRLGLRVPTLVQMQLDPVIGLGEPDQEVQELLKASGGLNLGMDYLPGSIGFDPLAYRVDPAEAGRVVWFDALINNVDRSWRNPNMLVWHGDLWLIDHGATMIWHHNWPTAAAASAKPYNASDHVLAPVGPDIAAAAAALAPLVTEELLTEVAADVPDEWLVDEPGFDSTDAVRRAYVEALLPRAATIHQRITMEAEVRTPAGPPGWLTDHLPEWPHPTKKKSDGQ; this is encoded by the coding sequence ATGCTTACAGAAGTGACAGCGACCCGCTATGTCACTCCCTTGCGGGAGGGCGGCTCGCTCCCGGGAATCGTCGAGGCCGACGACCTCGGTACCTACGTCATGAAGTTCACCGGGGCCGGCCAGGGCCGCAAGACCCTGGTCGCCGAAGTCATCTGCGGCCGCCTCGCCCAGCGGCTGGGCCTGCGGGTCCCGACGCTGGTGCAGATGCAGCTCGACCCCGTCATCGGGCTCGGCGAGCCCGACCAGGAGGTGCAGGAGCTGCTCAAGGCCAGCGGCGGCCTCAACCTCGGCATGGACTACCTGCCGGGCTCGATCGGCTTCGACCCGCTCGCCTACCGGGTCGACCCGGCCGAGGCGGGGCGCGTGGTGTGGTTCGACGCGCTGATCAACAACGTCGACCGGTCCTGGCGCAACCCGAACATGCTGGTCTGGCACGGTGACCTCTGGCTCATCGACCACGGCGCCACCATGATCTGGCACCACAACTGGCCCACGGCCGCCGCCGCCTCGGCCAAGCCGTACAACGCCTCCGACCACGTCCTGGCCCCCGTCGGGCCCGACATCGCCGCGGCCGCCGCGGCCCTCGCGCCGCTGGTCACCGAGGAGCTCCTCACCGAGGTCGCCGCCGACGTCCCGGACGAATGGCTGGTCGACGAGCCCGGCTTCGACTCCACCGACGCCGTGCGCCGGGCCTATGTGGAGGCGCTGCTGCCGCGCGCCGCCACCATCCACCAGCGGATCACCATGGAGGCGGAGGTGAGGACCCCCGCCGGACCGCCCGGCTGGCTCACCGACCACCTGCCCGAGTGGCCCCACCCGACCAAGAAGAAGAGCGACGGCCAGTGA
- a CDS encoding DUF3037 domain-containing protein, protein MSERDVFEYALVRVVPRMERGECFNAGVIVYCRAHSFVAARTHLDEAKLLALDPHADVAGVRAALRGVEGVCGGGAAAGQAAGDEPGRRFRWLIAPRSTVVQPGPVHTGLTADPAAELERLLGLLVR, encoded by the coding sequence GTGAGCGAGCGGGACGTGTTCGAGTACGCGCTGGTGCGCGTGGTACCGCGGATGGAGCGCGGCGAGTGCTTCAACGCCGGCGTGATCGTCTACTGCCGGGCGCACTCCTTCGTGGCGGCGCGCACCCACCTCGACGAGGCCAAGCTCCTCGCCCTGGACCCCCACGCCGACGTGGCCGGGGTGCGGGCCGCCCTGCGCGGGGTGGAGGGGGTGTGCGGCGGCGGCGCGGCGGCCGGCCAGGCCGCCGGGGACGAACCGGGCCGGCGGTTCCGCTGGCTGATCGCGCCGCGCAGCACCGTGGTCCAGCCGGGCCCGGTGCACACCGGCCTGACGGCCGACCCCGCCGCCGAGCTGGAACGGCTGCTCGGCCTGCTGGTCCGCTAG
- the fabG gene encoding 3-oxoacyl-ACP reductase FabG, producing the protein MSTTEQRVAIVTGAARGIGAATAVRLAAEGRAVAVLDLDEAACKDTVEAITAAGGRALAVGCDVSDAAQVEAAVARVASELGAPTVLVNNAGVLRDNLLFKMSETDWDTVMNVHLRGAFLMSKACQKHMVEATFGRIVNLSSSSALGNRGQANYSAAKAGLQGFTKTLAIELGKFGVTANAVAPGFIATEMTAQTAARVGMGFEDFQAAAATQIPVQRVGRPEDVANAIAFFTGEAAGFVSGQVMYVAGGPLS; encoded by the coding sequence ATGTCCACCACCGAGCAGCGCGTCGCGATCGTGACCGGGGCGGCCCGGGGCATCGGCGCGGCCACCGCCGTGCGCCTGGCCGCCGAGGGCCGGGCCGTCGCCGTACTCGACCTCGACGAGGCTGCCTGCAAGGACACCGTGGAGGCGATCACGGCGGCCGGCGGCAGGGCCCTCGCCGTCGGCTGCGACGTCTCCGACGCCGCGCAGGTGGAGGCGGCCGTCGCGCGGGTCGCGAGCGAGCTCGGCGCTCCGACCGTCCTCGTCAACAACGCGGGCGTGCTCCGCGACAACCTGCTCTTCAAGATGAGCGAGACCGACTGGGACACGGTCATGAACGTGCACCTGCGCGGCGCCTTCCTCATGTCGAAGGCCTGTCAGAAGCACATGGTGGAGGCCACGTTCGGCCGCATCGTGAACCTCTCCAGCAGCTCCGCGCTCGGCAACCGCGGCCAGGCCAACTACTCCGCGGCCAAGGCCGGCCTGCAGGGCTTCACCAAGACCCTGGCCATCGAGCTCGGCAAGTTCGGCGTCACGGCCAACGCCGTCGCCCCCGGATTCATCGCCACCGAGATGACCGCCCAGACGGCCGCCCGGGTCGGCATGGGCTTCGAGGACTTCCAGGCCGCCGCCGCCACCCAGATCCCCGTCCAGCGGGTGGGCCGCCCCGAGGACGTCGCCAACGCCATCGCCTTCTTCACGGGCGAGGCCGCCGGCTTCGTCTCCGGTCAGGTCATGTACGTGGCCGGCGGCCCGCTCAGCTGA
- a CDS encoding SDR family oxidoreductase: MTYEGIDSGRVALITGASRGIGYGIAESLVARGDRLCITGRNEEALKEAVERLGADRVIGVAGKAHDEAHQAVAVERTMEAFGRVDFLVNNAGTNPVFGPLADLDLGVARKVFETNVMSALGFAQRTWHAWQKDNGGAIVNISSIAGVSASPFIGAYGMSKAAMVNLTLQLAHEMAPGVRVNAIAPAVVKTRFAQALYEGREQEAAAAYPLGRLGVPEDIGGAAAFLTSAQAEWITGQTLVVDGGMFLNAGVH, translated from the coding sequence ATGACGTACGAAGGCATCGACAGCGGCAGGGTCGCGTTGATCACCGGGGCGAGCCGGGGCATCGGCTACGGCATCGCCGAATCGCTGGTCGCCCGCGGCGACCGGCTGTGCATCACCGGGCGCAACGAGGAGGCCCTCAAGGAGGCCGTGGAGCGGCTCGGTGCGGACCGGGTGATCGGCGTCGCGGGGAAGGCGCACGACGAGGCCCACCAGGCCGTCGCCGTGGAACGCACGATGGAGGCCTTCGGCCGCGTCGACTTCCTCGTGAACAATGCCGGCACGAATCCGGTATTCGGGCCCCTCGCCGACCTCGACCTCGGGGTCGCGCGCAAGGTCTTCGAGACCAATGTGATGTCCGCACTCGGATTCGCCCAGCGCACCTGGCACGCCTGGCAGAAGGACAATGGCGGGGCGATCGTGAACATCTCCTCGATCGCCGGCGTATCGGCCTCGCCCTTCATCGGCGCGTACGGGATGAGCAAGGCCGCCATGGTCAATCTCACCCTCCAGCTCGCCCACGAGATGGCACCCGGCGTACGGGTGAACGCCATCGCCCCCGCCGTGGTCAAGACGCGCTTCGCGCAGGCCCTCTACGAGGGGCGCGAGCAGGAGGCCGCGGCGGCCTATCCGCTCGGCCGGCTCGGGGTCCCGGAGGACATCGGCGGTGCCGCGGCATTCCTCACATCTGCACAAGCGGAATGGATCACGGGACAAACTCTGGTCGTCGACGGGGGAATGTTCCTCAATGCCGGAGTGCACTGA
- a CDS encoding ABC transporter substrate-binding protein gives MFNRTRCLQITAALASISLLAGCGLLSDGGGGDKKRIVVGTTSAPSTLDPAAAWDGSWELYRNVYQTLLAFPTGSTKPQPDAAQSCEFTDTVNESYRCTLRKGLKFSNGEALDAKAVKHSLDRIRTIGSKVGPKDLFGTLDKIETPDALTVVFHLKTPDATFPYVLGSPAASLVAPKDYAADKVREGDRITGSGPYVLDSYKEGGEAVLSRNPNYTGFANRRNDAVTIRYYADSAKMIAALKAKEIDATYRGLSADEVKDLQSPASHGLGVQVVENVGSEIRYLVFNPKDPQVAKLPVRQAIAQVIDRGALVSKVYQGTAEPLYSMVPKGVVGHKTPFFDKYGHANVDEARKILKGAGITQPVELTFWYTTDRYGASTADEFTELKRQLDESGLFKITLRGQPWKTFQEGYKNGEYPVFGRGWFPDFPDPDNFIAPFVGKENAVGTPYEPAQILNELLPKSRREGDRAAGIREFEQAQQIFAEDVRLLPLWQGKLYVAAREDIAGAERALDPQTAMQMWELYRKTSW, from the coding sequence GTGTTCAACCGGACCAGATGCCTGCAGATCACTGCGGCCCTTGCGTCCATATCCCTGCTCGCCGGATGCGGCCTGCTCTCGGACGGCGGCGGCGGCGACAAGAAGAGGATCGTCGTCGGCACGACCAGCGCACCGAGCACCCTCGATCCGGCAGCCGCGTGGGACGGCTCCTGGGAGCTGTACCGGAACGTCTACCAGACGCTCCTGGCCTTTCCCACCGGCTCCACCAAACCCCAGCCGGACGCCGCACAGAGCTGCGAGTTCACGGACACCGTGAACGAGTCGTACCGGTGCACTCTGCGCAAGGGCCTGAAGTTCTCCAACGGCGAGGCCCTCGACGCCAAGGCCGTCAAGCACTCCCTCGACCGCATCCGCACCATCGGCAGCAAGGTCGGCCCGAAGGACCTCTTCGGCACCCTGGACAAGATCGAGACCCCGGACGCGCTGACCGTCGTCTTCCACCTGAAGACCCCGGACGCGACCTTCCCGTACGTGCTCGGCTCCCCGGCCGCCTCGCTCGTCGCGCCGAAGGACTACGCGGCCGACAAGGTCCGCGAGGGCGACCGGATCACCGGCTCCGGACCGTACGTGCTCGACTCGTACAAGGAGGGCGGCGAAGCCGTCCTGAGCCGCAACCCGAACTACACCGGCTTCGCCAACCGCCGCAACGACGCGGTGACCATCCGCTACTACGCCGACTCCGCGAAGATGATCGCCGCCCTCAAGGCCAAGGAGATCGACGCGACCTACCGAGGCCTGTCGGCCGACGAGGTCAAGGACCTGCAGAGCCCCGCCTCGCACGGGCTCGGCGTCCAGGTCGTCGAGAACGTCGGCTCCGAGATCCGCTACCTGGTCTTCAACCCCAAGGACCCGCAGGTCGCCAAGCTCCCCGTGCGCCAGGCCATCGCCCAGGTCATCGACCGCGGCGCGCTCGTCTCGAAGGTCTACCAGGGCACCGCCGAACCGCTGTACTCGATGGTCCCCAAGGGCGTCGTCGGGCACAAGACGCCCTTCTTCGACAAGTACGGCCACGCGAACGTCGACGAGGCCCGCAAGATCCTCAAGGGCGCCGGGATCACCCAGCCGGTCGAGCTGACCTTCTGGTACACCACCGACCGCTACGGCGCCTCCACCGCCGACGAGTTCACCGAGCTCAAGCGGCAGCTCGACGAGAGCGGACTCTTCAAGATCACACTGCGCGGCCAGCCCTGGAAGACCTTCCAGGAGGGCTACAAGAACGGCGAGTACCCGGTCTTCGGCCGCGGCTGGTTCCCCGACTTCCCGGACCCCGACAACTTCATCGCGCCGTTCGTCGGCAAGGAGAACGCGGTCGGCACCCCCTACGAGCCCGCGCAGATCCTGAACGAGCTGCTGCCCAAGTCCCGCCGCGAGGGCGACCGGGCCGCCGGCATCCGCGAGTTCGAGCAGGCCCAGCAGATCTTCGCCGAGGACGTCCGCCTGCTGCCGCTGTGGCAGGGCAAGCTGTACGTGGCCGCCCGCGAGGACATCGCCGGCGCCGAGCGGGCCCTCGACCCGCAGACCGCCATGCAGATGTGGGAGCTCTACCGCAAGACGAGCTGGTAG
- a CDS encoding uracil-DNA glycosylase, with the protein MLPESWLPVLGGELDQPYFRELTEFVEKERANGPVYPPRDQVFAALEATPFDQVKVLVLGQDPYHGAGQGHGLCFSVQPGVKTPPSLRNIYKEMKEELGLPVPDNGYLMPWARQGVLLLNAVLTVREAEPNSHKGKGWEKFTDAVIRAVSDRPDPAVFVLWGAYAQKKLPLIDEERHVVVKGAHPSPLSAKKFFGSRPFTQIDAGIAAQGHEPIDWRIPDLG; encoded by the coding sequence ATGCTGCCCGAGTCCTGGCTCCCCGTCCTCGGCGGGGAGCTGGACCAGCCCTACTTCAGGGAACTCACCGAGTTCGTCGAGAAGGAGCGGGCGAACGGGCCGGTCTATCCGCCCCGCGACCAGGTGTTCGCGGCCTTGGAGGCCACCCCCTTCGACCAGGTCAAGGTGCTGGTCCTCGGCCAAGACCCCTACCACGGCGCCGGGCAGGGCCACGGCCTGTGCTTCTCCGTCCAGCCCGGGGTCAAGACCCCGCCCTCCCTCCGGAACATCTACAAGGAGATGAAGGAGGAGCTCGGCCTGCCGGTCCCCGACAACGGATACCTGATGCCCTGGGCCCGCCAGGGGGTCCTGCTGCTCAACGCGGTGCTCACCGTCCGCGAGGCCGAGCCCAACTCGCACAAGGGCAAGGGCTGGGAGAAGTTCACCGACGCCGTGATCCGCGCCGTGTCCGACCGGCCGGACCCGGCCGTCTTCGTGCTCTGGGGGGCCTACGCCCAGAAGAAGCTCCCGCTGATCGACGAGGAGCGGCACGTGGTCGTCAAGGGCGCCCACCCGTCGCCGCTGTCGGCCAAGAAGTTCTTCGGCTCCCGGCCCTTCACCCAGATCGACGCGGGCATCGCCGCCCAGGGCCATGAGCCGATCGACTGGCGGATCCCGGACCTCGGCTGA
- a CDS encoding DinB family protein: MTSQGSHRAEPSTTAGEREMLDGWLDYHRATLAWKCEGLGEEQVRLTPLKPSDMSLMGLVRHMADVERYWFREVMLGEDLPELYWSDGDPDGDFHFTDEDAWADSERVWQTEVELARQAAAGRSLDLVSDAASHHRGEVFSLRWVYTHMIEEYARHNGHADLLREHIDGATGD, from the coding sequence ATGACTTCCCAAGGATCACATCGCGCAGAACCCTCGACCACGGCCGGCGAGCGGGAGATGCTGGACGGCTGGCTGGACTACCACCGTGCCACGCTCGCCTGGAAGTGCGAGGGGCTGGGCGAGGAGCAGGTGCGCCTGACGCCCCTGAAACCCTCGGACATGAGCCTGATGGGGCTCGTACGGCACATGGCGGACGTGGAGCGGTACTGGTTCCGGGAGGTCATGCTGGGCGAGGACCTTCCCGAGCTGTACTGGAGCGACGGCGACCCGGACGGGGACTTCCACTTCACCGACGAGGACGCCTGGGCCGATTCGGAGCGGGTGTGGCAGACGGAGGTCGAGCTGGCCCGGCAGGCCGCGGCGGGCCGCTCCCTGGACCTGGTGTCGGACGCGGCCTCCCACCACCGCGGCGAGGTGTTCAGCCTGCGCTGGGTCTACACCCACATGATCGAGGAGTACGCCCGCCACAACGGCCACGCCGACCTGCTGCGCGAGCACATCGACGGCGCCACCGGCGACTAG
- a CDS encoding Gfo/Idh/MocA family protein encodes MKVGCIGLGDIAQKAYLPVLTTRPGLELHLQTRTPATLERVGGLHHVPAARRHTDLDALLAQGLDAAFVHAPTAVHPEIVARLLDAGVPTYVDKPLAYEYADSARLVERAEERGVPLAVGFNRRHAPGYVQCADHPRELIVMQKNRVGLPEDPRTLVLDDFIHVVDTLRFLLPGEADHIDVRAVVREGLMHQVVLQMSGAGFTALGIMNRLSGSTEEVLEVSGQDTKRQVLNLADVIDHKGQPTVRRRGDWVPVARQRGIEQVVDAFLDAVAAGRTLSARDALLTHELCERVVRSALEQAS; translated from the coding sequence GTGAAGGTCGGCTGCATCGGACTCGGCGACATCGCGCAGAAGGCGTACCTGCCCGTCCTCACCACCCGCCCCGGACTGGAGCTGCACCTGCAGACCCGGACCCCGGCCACACTGGAGCGCGTCGGCGGGCTCCACCACGTCCCGGCCGCCCGCCGGCACACCGACCTCGACGCGCTGCTGGCGCAGGGACTCGACGCGGCCTTCGTGCACGCCCCCACCGCCGTCCACCCCGAGATCGTCGCCCGGCTCCTGGACGCGGGCGTGCCGACGTACGTGGACAAGCCCCTCGCCTACGAGTACGCCGACTCCGCGCGGCTCGTGGAACGGGCCGAGGAGCGCGGTGTCCCGCTGGCCGTCGGCTTCAACCGGCGCCACGCGCCCGGCTACGTCCAGTGCGCCGACCATCCGCGCGAGCTGATCGTCATGCAGAAGAACCGGGTCGGGCTGCCCGAGGACCCGCGCACGCTGGTCCTGGACGACTTCATCCACGTCGTCGACACCCTGCGCTTCCTGCTGCCGGGAGAGGCCGACCACATCGACGTGCGGGCGGTGGTGCGCGAGGGACTGATGCACCAGGTGGTGCTCCAGATGTCCGGCGCCGGGTTCACCGCGCTCGGCATCATGAACCGGCTGTCCGGCTCCACCGAGGAGGTCCTGGAAGTGTCCGGGCAGGACACCAAACGCCAGGTCCTCAACCTCGCCGACGTCATCGACCACAAGGGCCAGCCGACCGTGCGCCGCCGCGGGGACTGGGTGCCGGTGGCCCGCCAGCGCGGGATCGAGCAGGTGGTGGACGCCTTCCTGGACGCCGTCGCGGCGGGCAGGACGCTCAGTGCCCGCGACGCGCTGCTCACCCACGAGCTGTGCGAGCGGGTGGTGCGCTCGGCCCTGGAGCAGGCCTCCTGA
- the lnt gene encoding apolipoprotein N-acyltransferase, translated as MVPMPGDRSPALRPRRTPRPGRPRRPERVRWSERVRWPAPLRWYARPPRPRTGPAARARRVPAAVLAGALPALAFPAPALWWFAYGALVPWMLLLRSAPTGRRAALEGWLGGAGFVVAVHHWLLPSLHVFLVPLAALLGLLWIPWALLVRELLGGAPAAGRAAAALVLVPAGWLLSELARSWQGLGGPWGLLGASQWQVPPALRLASVGGVWLVGLLVVAVNCALVLLLAVPSARAAAVAGVAGCALLTAAVWLWAPQPGPSGRLRVAVVQPGTVPDGPDSTERRFAAGERLTRTLAGQRVGLVVWGESSVGEDLTARPDLARRLAALSAEVGAPLLVNVDARPPDRPGIRKSAVLVGPDGPTGARYDKMRLVPFGEYVPARALLGWATSVGRAAGEDRVPGDAPVVMELPGGVRLGPLVCFESAFPDMSRHLAREGAALLVAQSATSSFQDGWAPAQHASLAALRAAETGRPVVHATLTGISVVHGPSGERVGAALPTWARTAAVYDVPLAGGTTPYVRFGDWPVAAALAALAAWCAAEGTRALRRPAPGPSAPPARTARG; from the coding sequence ATGGTCCCGATGCCCGGCGACCGCTCCCCGGCCCTGCGGCCCCGGCGCACACCGCGCCCCGGCCGGCCGCGACGGCCCGAGCGCGTGCGGTGGTCCGAGCGCGTGCGGTGGCCCGCCCCACTCCGGTGGTACGCCCGGCCGCCCCGGCCCCGGACCGGACCGGCCGCGCGCGCCCGGCGGGTCCCGGCCGCGGTGCTCGCCGGCGCGCTGCCCGCCCTGGCCTTCCCCGCGCCCGCGCTGTGGTGGTTCGCTTACGGCGCCCTCGTGCCCTGGATGCTGCTGCTGCGGTCGGCCCCCACCGGGCGGCGGGCGGCCCTGGAGGGCTGGCTCGGCGGCGCCGGCTTCGTCGTGGCCGTCCACCACTGGCTGCTGCCGAGCCTGCACGTGTTCCTGGTGCCGCTGGCCGCGCTGCTCGGCCTGCTCTGGATTCCCTGGGCGCTGCTGGTACGGGAGTTGCTCGGCGGCGCCCCGGCCGCCGGGCGGGCGGCGGCCGCGCTGGTCCTCGTACCGGCCGGCTGGCTGCTGTCGGAACTGGCCCGGTCCTGGCAGGGGCTGGGCGGGCCGTGGGGGCTGCTGGGCGCGAGCCAGTGGCAGGTGCCGCCCGCCCTGCGCCTGGCCTCGGTGGGCGGGGTCTGGCTGGTCGGGCTCCTGGTGGTGGCGGTGAACTGCGCGCTGGTCCTGCTGCTCGCGGTGCCTTCGGCGCGGGCAGCGGCGGTGGCCGGGGTGGCCGGCTGCGCGCTGCTGACGGCGGCGGTGTGGCTGTGGGCGCCGCAGCCCGGTCCGTCGGGGCGGCTGCGGGTGGCCGTGGTGCAGCCGGGCACGGTGCCGGACGGCCCGGACAGCACGGAGCGGCGCTTCGCCGCCGGGGAACGGCTCACCCGCACGCTCGCCGGGCAGCGGGTCGGCCTGGTGGTGTGGGGCGAGAGCAGCGTCGGCGAGGACCTGACGGCACGCCCGGACCTGGCCCGGCGCCTCGCGGCGCTGTCGGCGGAGGTCGGCGCGCCGCTGCTGGTGAACGTGGACGCGCGTCCGCCGGACCGGCCCGGCATACGCAAGAGCGCGGTGCTGGTGGGCCCGGACGGCCCCACCGGCGCCCGGTACGACAAGATGCGCCTCGTGCCCTTCGGCGAGTACGTGCCGGCCCGGGCGCTGCTCGGCTGGGCCACCTCGGTCGGCCGGGCGGCCGGCGAGGACCGGGTGCCCGGGGACGCGCCGGTGGTGATGGAGCTGCCCGGGGGCGTCCGGCTGGGCCCGCTGGTCTGTTTCGAGTCCGCCTTCCCGGACATGAGCCGGCACCTGGCGCGCGAGGGCGCCGCCCTGCTGGTGGCCCAGTCGGCGACCTCCAGCTTCCAGGACGGCTGGGCTCCCGCGCAGCACGCCTCGCTGGCCGCCCTGCGGGCCGCCGAGACGGGACGCCCGGTGGTGCACGCCACGTTGACCGGGATCAGCGTGGTGCACGGCCCTTCCGGGGAGCGGGTCGGGGCCGCGCTGCCCACCTGGGCGCGCACGGCCGCGGTGTACGACGTCCCGCTCGCCGGGGGGACGACGCCCTACGTCCGCTTCGGGGACTGGCCGGTGGCCGCGGCCCTGGCCGCCCTGGCCGCCTGGTGCGCGGCGGAGGGGACCCGTGCGCTCAGGAGGCCTGCTCCAGGGCCGAGCGCACCACCCGCTCGCACAGCTCGTGGGTGA
- a CDS encoding nuclear transport factor 2 family protein, whose protein sequence is MTQRVDLATVMDRLAIDEVVTGYAVAVDDGDWAAYRALFAAGGRADYTSAGGIEGPAGEVADWLAEAMRLFPVRQHLIVNRLISLDDAGGAPGDGARVRADFLNPMRLSGPGADVSTTAPNFVAAGRYAFALARTRDGWRLTRVTVQEKWRHLAV, encoded by the coding sequence ATGACGCAGCGTGTGGACCTCGCGACGGTGATGGACCGGCTGGCGATCGACGAGGTGGTCACGGGGTACGCGGTGGCCGTCGACGACGGCGACTGGGCCGCCTACCGTGCCCTGTTCGCCGCAGGCGGGCGGGCCGACTACACCTCGGCGGGCGGGATCGAGGGCCCGGCCGGGGAGGTCGCGGACTGGCTCGCGGAGGCCATGCGGCTCTTCCCGGTGCGCCAGCACCTCATCGTCAACCGGCTGATCAGTCTGGACGACGCGGGCGGGGCCCCGGGCGACGGTGCGCGGGTCCGGGCCGACTTCCTCAATCCCATGCGGCTGTCCGGGCCCGGCGCCGACGTGAGCACCACCGCCCCCAACTTCGTCGCGGCCGGACGCTACGCCTTCGCCCTCGCCCGCACCCGTGACGGCTGGCGGCTCACCCGCGTCACCGTGCAGGAGAAGTGGCGCCACCTGGCCGTCTGA
- a CDS encoding TetR/AcrR family transcriptional regulator, translating to MTTKPDTAPPGRPKDPRVDAALIEAAIEVLNEAGWAAFTTTAVAGRAGASTASLYRRWPSKQALAGAVARHIALNELSGIDTGSLENDVRELLTRKRRILEASTGPALLSLMGQAAHDPELRQILHDDVYLAVRGQLASLIARAVRRGELGQAVGAAQMDVLALVVIGTTLARSAFLAPPTPDGAAATDPLDLAETELRLLLSVLTRTGASAPAP from the coding sequence ATGACGACGAAGCCCGACACCGCGCCGCCGGGACGGCCCAAGGATCCGCGCGTGGACGCGGCCCTGATCGAAGCGGCGATCGAGGTCCTCAACGAAGCGGGATGGGCCGCGTTCACCACCACGGCCGTCGCCGGGCGCGCCGGGGCCTCCACCGCGTCCCTCTACCGGCGCTGGCCCTCCAAACAGGCGCTCGCCGGGGCCGTGGCCCGGCACATCGCCCTGAACGAACTGAGCGGCATCGACACCGGCTCCCTCGAAAACGACGTCCGGGAACTCCTCACGCGCAAGCGGCGGATCCTGGAAGCCTCCACCGGCCCCGCACTTCTGTCGTTGATGGGCCAGGCGGCACACGATCCCGAGCTGCGGCAGATCCTCCACGACGACGTCTACCTGGCGGTCCGCGGACAACTCGCCTCCCTCATCGCCCGGGCCGTCCGGCGCGGAGAGCTCGGCCAGGCCGTCGGCGCCGCCCAGATGGACGTCCTGGCGCTGGTCGTGATCGGAACCACCCTGGCCCGCTCGGCCTTCCTGGCACCGCCGACCCCGGACGGGGCAGCGGCAACCGACCCCCTCGATCTCGCCGAGACCGAACTCCGGCTGCTCCTCTCCGTACTCACGCGGACGGGCGCGTCCGCCCCGGCGCCCTGA